The Gopherus flavomarginatus isolate rGopFla2 chromosome 20, rGopFla2.mat.asm, whole genome shotgun sequence region agcaaagattttgatacggtctcccacagtattcttgccagcaagttaaagaagtatgggctggatgattggtctataaggtggacagaaagctggctagatcgttgggctcaacgggtagtgatcaatagctccatgtctagttggcagccggtatcaagtggagatccccaagggtcggtcctggggcctgttttgttcaatatcttcattaatgatcaaagaatcctgtggcaccttatagactaacagacgttttggagcatgagctttcgtgggtgaatgcatgcatctgacgaagtgggtattcacccacgaaagctcatgctccaaaacgtctgttagtctataaggtgccacaggattctttgctgcttttgcagatccagactaacacggctacccctctgatactccattaatgatctggaggatggcatggactgcgccctcagcaagtttgcagatgacactaaacttggaggaatggtagatacgctgcagggtagggataggatacagagggacctagataaattagaggactgggccaaaagaaacctgatgaggttcaacaaggacaagtgcagagtactgcacttaagacggaagaatcccattcactgttacagactagggaccatatggcaaggcagcagttctgcagaaaaggacctaggggttacagtggatgagaagctggatctgagtcaacagtgcgcccttgttgccaagaaggctaacggtattttgggctgtataagtaggggcattgccaacagatcgagggacgtgatcattcccctctatttgacattggtgaggcctcatctggagtactgtgtccagttttgggccccacactacaagaaggatgtgggaaaaattgggaagagtccagcagagggcaacagaaatgattaaggggctggagcgcatgatttatgaggagaggctgagggaactgggattgtttagtctgcagaagagaagaatgaggggggatttgatagctgctctcaaccacctgaaagggggttccaaagaggatggatctagactgttctcaatggtacctgatgacagaacaaggagcgatggtctcaagttgcagtgggggagggctaggttggctattaggaaaaactatttcacaaggagggtggtgaaacactgaaatgggttccctagggaggtggtggaatctccttccttagaggtttttaaggtcaggcttgacaaagccctggctgggatgatttagttggggttggtcctgctttgagcagggggttggactagatgacctcctgaggtcccttccaaccctgatattctatgattctaagccacAAACCAGGCCTGAGCACAAAGCCAGAGCACAATCCAGCACTGGCTGAGAGGCAGATGGGACTGGAGGGTCTCTTCCTTTGTCCCCTCTCTGAGACAATTCCTGacctgccacagaaagggcagcccAAAGGGActgaggagacctgggttctgttcccatctctgccacaggCTCCGTCTGATCTGGatcaagtcactttacctcctctgtgcctcattttccctgtCTGACTGGGGATAATCGCCCGCTCCCTGCCAAGGGGGTGGTGAGGATTAAAACCCAATAACGATAACATGGTGCGACACGGAGGGAGGCCGGATAAACCCCTCTGCAGCCAAGATAGTAATTCGGCGTGGCCTCCTTTCAGACTCCTCTGTGGCCGATGAGAAATGGCTCTCCGCCCTGGAGGGGACGCGCTGGCTGGAGCACGTGAGGTGAGAGCTGCCCCCCTATATGCTGACACTTTAAATCCAGGCACATGGGCCCTACAGAACATCTGGCAGGTGGGTGGGGTTGGGTAACCACCATCCCTCTGTTGGGAGCTGTCCCCTGGGGTGGAGCTCTGGGGGGGAGTGGCTTGCAGGACCGTGCCTGGCTGGATGAACTTCAGATGATGCTGGGGGGTGATGGGGTCCTTtgcttcccattggctgcagagtCTTCATTGTCAGTAATGACCCCCTCTCCTTGCAGGGCTTGTGTGAGGAAAGCGTGCGAGGTGGCTGTCCTGCTGGCGGAGAGGTCCCGCTCCATCATGCTGCAAGGTAGGGTCAGTCGTTCCCTCCTCTGGCCCAGGCACAGGCTGGATGCCTTGAGGCTGGGCCAGGTGTGGGGTGAGCCTGAGAGGGGGGTGAGCTCCTGGGTACAGGATCTGTGATGCCTCCTGGGAGTACCCAGGGCTGGGATGCACCTCGCTACTACCTGTCCTTTGCGTGAGGCAGGCTTGTCTCCCCGACCCCACCAATCACAGGCATTGCAAGCACTTCCCTCTAGTCCTAGGCTGCGTGGGCCCTGCTGTCGCTCTGTTGGCTAGCGATCGGCACACCGAGCATCTCCGTGGAGAGTCCAGCCCCGGTGCGCTGGTCACTGGCAGCATTCACCAATTCGCTGCTCCCAAAGAAGGAGCACACTTCGACTTCCCAGTTCCCACCCAGATCACCACCCCGCTTACCACACAGCGCTTAGATCTGCTTCTGGTGAAACCAAGGCTGGGTTTCCATGGCCAAGCCCAGAGATGCAAGGAGTAGCAAATGGCAGTAAACAAATGGTTACACCTCACAGCAGGCATTCTAGAGCGCCCCCGAATTAACAAAGTCCTCTCCTGTCTCCTAGAGCAATGCTCACCCCAAATCCTTGCAGGACTTTACAGCCGGGGTCCGGCTTGGCTCCTAGGTGAAGGACCCAGTGTCATTTCTTTGCATCCCCAACATATGTCAGCTCCACCCTTTGTCAGACACTTCCCGGTCCCCCCACTGTTTGTTTCCTCTTGTAGATTTCAGTTTCTCATTTCCTCACTGGCTCAATATGCAAATAGGTCTCCAACCTGTCGCATACAATACACAGTAGCCAAATGGTCAGGCAGGGAGATGGGTGTCTGTTACCTCCTGGTGATTGCCTTAAGTCCAagactttaagaacataattttcagatcCCTAATGCCCTAAATATTATCTATCCACCCAGTTTGCAATTACTGTAAGACCAGTGGGCGACTGGTTCttggtagagacctcacatgtCACCCTTGGGTGAACTATTGTACATATATCTGATCCCTGGGAAACCTTATGCaacccctgtgccctctgcctgTTGGCCCCAAGGGGTGCCTGGATTAcaggctccatgctggccaaTGGGCGGGCTGACTGGCTCTGGGAATCAGGGTCATTGAGTGGGTCCCAATCCAGATCCTTGTGGGACATCACAAGAGCTACTGCTGATCAGCCTCAGCGTTGGCAGCTGCAACAGAGAGGTCTGTGCACAGTGGAGCCATGACGTTCCTCTTGACCCCTAGCCGAGGTCCCTCACTGTCTGTACCCTTCCCCCTCGCAGAGTCAGACGACCGGGATCTGAACTGCCTGCTGGCCTCCCTCATCCAGGTCCTGTCGGATCCCCACACCCGTACCCAGTTTGGGTTCCAGAGCCTGCTGCAGAAGGAGTGGGTGGTGGCAGGGCACCCCTTCCTCCAGCGCCTCAACCTCCTCCGGGACAACGACCGTGAGGAGGTGAGTCTCAGAGCATGCGCGGCTCTGGCTTGATGCCCGGCCAGAGGGGAGGTGCTAGAGAGTGATGGGAGTTCTACCAGCCTGACCCAGGTGGCACCGGGGTGTCGAATAATCTCCCAGCGCATGAGCTCTGCTCCGAGCACAGCTGGCCGGGAGCGTGGCTCGACGGCCGTGCAAAACCGAGAGGGTTCCCTGGACTGACGGttgccttccctcctcccccttgcaTCAGTGGGACACCTGACTCAGAAAGCGGCTCTGATCCAAGCATTCCCAGCGTCTGCCCTGCCCAAGCATCCTGGGCTCTGGATTTCCCTCTGCCGCCAGTCATGTTGGAATCTGTTATggtggggctgggaccagggggctgggtgggagcaaCTGGCTGTGGAGGCAGCAGCTGGGAAGGTGCATGGATGGCTGGGTGGGGATCGGAGGTAGCTGTGGCATCAGAACCAAACCCAAGTGACCCCTCTAGGCTTTGTCCAGTGGGAGACTTTGTTTTCTTGGCTCAGGTTCCACTGTTCTGGTGGGGACCTCTGCTGGGCAGTCTGTGAATGACACCGGTACCGGCCCAGGCTGGAGTCCGGTGGGGGCAATTAGCCACTGGAGTGGCTGTTTGGAGCTTTTTGCCTGGGGAGTGTTTGGGCTCTTGCCGAAAGACTCACTCTAGCTCAGCTGCAAGCTACCGGGTTCAGTGGAGGAGTGGCTGGGCGATGTTCTCTGGCCTCTGCCGGGCAGAAGTCGGCTGAGATGGCCTGGTGTTTCCGTGCTAGCCTGGATGCTCTGGATTCCTTGGTCCGATTCCCCGCTCTGCTGTCGGCTCCCTCTCTACCACAGTTCCTCATCCGTCCAGTGGGATAATggccctgctctgcttcccaaGAGCTGTGGGGATAAATGCACTGGAGATGGCGAGGCGCCCAGATGCTAAGGAGCCAGAGATGGAACACAGATCGTTTTGCTCCtgtgtgggagcagggcctgagcTCAGATCCCCAGGGCAGGTTGTTGAAGCTGCCCTGGTCCATCGCAGTGTTGCCATGAGCAGTTTGACGGTATTTCCTTTCTGGGTAAATCTCTGCAGCATTGCGGCATGGCAAGTCAGCAGCTGCTactttccaccccagaggcagctgcttttcagtggtggGAGAGCGATCACTGTGCAGTGTTGCTGCAGGTTGTTTCAGGAGCTGctctgtcccaccccagagtTGCCTGCATTTTTGCTGTTTCCTCAGGGAGttacttccccccccacccctctgtctTTTAGTCTCCAGTGTTTCTGCTTTTCCTGGATTGCATGTGGCAGCTGCTCCAGCAGTTCCCAGCATCCTTTGAGTTCACAGAGACATACCTGTTAGCCCTCCACGACAGCAGCTACATACCCTTCTTCAGCACCTTCCTGTTTAACTGCCAGTGGGAGAGAGATCGCAGGAATCAGGTGGGTCCAGCATGGAGCCTCCCAGCTACAATGAAACACTTGGCTGCTCCACAGTGCCCCAAGCACTATCCTACCATGGGTGGAGAAGGGAGAAATCCAGTGCCGTGGCTAATGCATGGCCTGGGagtgaggactcctgggttctattcccagctgggaGAGTGAGGTATGGCCTAGAACAGGCAGCTGgaggacaggactcctgggttctattcccagctctgggagggagcagagcctaatggttagagcagaagACTGGGAGACAAGACTCCTGAGttcttctattcctggctcagtGCCTGACCTCAGGTGAGTCAACTCtctcctttgtgcctcagtttccccagccatCGAACAGGGTGGGGCTCATGCTCCTCTTCCACCTCTgtgaagcgctttgagatcctcaaTGCATAACATTCCCCTCAAAAGGCCTGCTCCTGGCCCAGCCTTAGTGGGATATGGAGTGCAGCCTCTCGTGGGGCTGGGGAGCGAAGGGATATAGATGTGCATTCACTGTGCCTTGTGGAGACACTGCTCACGCTCCCTGTCCATCCCCAGCACCGTGCCTCCAACCAGATCTACGCGCCCGTCAACGGTTGGCGGGAACCCCCTCCCCTGGAGATCCTGCAGAAGGGTGGCCGCCTGGCGAAGGAGAGAGGGGGCCCCTACTTGCCCACCATCTGGGACTGGGCGCTGCGCTACACCACCCAGCAGAGGGCTCAGTTCAGAAATCCCGCCTATGCCAGGAGCAGCGGCAGCACCACTGTTCCAAATGGCAAATCTGCCCCACTAGGGGGTGATAAGGTGAGTGCGCTGGGGGGGGTACTAGGAGCGATTTGGCGGCAGGGAGTGTTGCCTAGCGGTCACGCCATGGGGCTGTAGGAGTCAGGACAGCTGGGTTTTCTTAATGGCTGCGAGGCCTTTCTGAGCCTCAGTTTACTTTTTCCTGTGTCATTAGTGGAGCtggcaatagaacccaggagtgctgAAGCCCCCAGTCCACGCTCTCTCCTAGGCAGGTTCAGTAAAGTATCCTGCTGTGGGTGAAGCACGTTTTCCCACCCTGTTTTGCTGCTGGGTTTTACTGTTGTGGATTTTTCCCCCCGCCACCATCTCTTTCTCCCTCCAGCTGGAAGCTGCCTTGTCTGGGAACGGCACCATGTACCTGTTTGCCAAGGGGGCCCTCTCGCCGCagacccacctcttcccctggaAGAACGGCTCGCTTTCCAAAAAGGGCTGGTGGCGGGCTCAGTCCTCAGAGAGCCTCAGCGAACAGGACCGGTCCTTGAGGAGCAGTCCCAGCGGTTGCCCCCTGCAGCCTGAGGGGCTGCTACTTCCTGCCTCTGTGGGCCCCCTGATCCAGCTCTGGAGAAGGTGTTACCTGCGGGGAAGCCAGGAAGTTCAGGTAACGCCGGCACCGGGGACATTAGcagacagggtggctgtggggtTAAGGCTCTGAGCTGGGACCTAGGAGCCACTTCTCTGCTCTACCGCAGACTCTTTGTGCATCCCATTGCTATTGGGTGGAGCAGCATAGCCTAGCAgatagagcactggcctgggacacAGGAGATCTGGCggctttcctggctctgccactgattctctAGGTCACCTTGGGCGAGTCATCTagtttctctgtgcttcagttcccctgtgtaaaatggggataatcctgCCCTGCTTCacagggggttgtgaggataaatacattagtgGTTCAATGGGGTCTGATATCACAGCGATGGGTGTCCAGTTAAAAACTGTAGATTAGTAGCAAATTACCCCTCTGTCGAATCCGGGTGTGGGGACAGGCCAAGGGTGGTAATGAAGATACACAAAGTATATCTTCTGTAGGTAGGTCAGTATTAATACCCCCTTGTGTagaggggtaaactgaggcaaagtgaagGTGGCACAACTAGTCAGTtgcaagagaacccaggagtcctgattgcTGTATTAATTCTTATTACGATGGTGCCTGGAGAGcagagccctgttgtgctaggtgctgtccgaACAGATAATAGAGAGGGTCCCTGCAGAACAGAGCTGGGCCCAGGTTTTTAGATCCAGGGAGGCTGCAGCTGAcccagctggggggtggggcataGGCACACAAACATCGAAGAACCCCACATGAGAAACCTCTGGAAAGAGGGACACATAAATAAATGGTCGATGATGCCTTGTCACTTTTGGTTTCCTTAAAAAGATTGTGATTAGAAACAGACTTCCCCAGCTGAGCCTCCAGAACACTGCTGCACACTGGCCATTCGCTAACTACTGAGGTGCTCCCACTCCCAGCACAGCCTGCCGAGGGCATCGAAACGTTTCCTGGACGTAGGCGTTAGAACGTAGCACGgctctctggggggcaggggaacatGGCTCTGGTTTGGCCACTGGCATGGCTTAGATCTCATTAGTGATCTCAATCTGCCTGAGCTGGAAGACTCAAAATCCCCGGCAGCTGGCCAGTGGGCTCGTGCCAGGCCTGGCTGCTCCGGTGATTTGCGTAAAATACTTTGTATGGGAaaggctcagggctggaacagttGGAGGGGCATCGGTAGAGCTGGGTGTATGGCGGGGACCGCAGGCCTGGGATAGCAGCATCTGCTGCAGGTCAAGATAGACAGGTATTGGTGGGTCTGCGCCAGGCACCCAGCCTGCAACAGGATGGAGGGGCATGAGCAGAGCCGTGTTATCTGCCCGGATTGTTCCAACCAGGGCTGACTCGGGTTAGGAtacagagctgtggggggagcttgTTGGGTCCCCCCCAAGCACTTGCACTATACCCAAGTCTCTCGCTCGCCTcgtcaccagctccagggcctggaACTCACACCTAGCTGCTGCACGTGCTCCCAGTGTGGACTcagccagccctgagccacccTGACTGTCTGTCTCTGACTCTCCCCATCAGCGTGGCCTCTTTGCCTCCACGCTCAGTGAACTCGCAGAAGAGCTGGACCTGCTTCGAGGGCGACTGACAGGCGAGGGGACCTGCTAGGGTGCCTAACCatggcagcacgcagagcccttCTCGCCAGCCGCCTGAAGGTGAAACACCCCGAAGACTGGACGGCCTCGTGTCCTTGCTGCGATGCTGGAGATGGGAGAGCGTCCCGGGCAGAACTGGATCTGTCCGCTGGGCCAGTGGACCAAGGAGGGGGACCTGGGTTTGTAGGAACGGCTTCAATGGACTTTACGCCCTGCTGTTCCTCGTGATGCGGGGAGCTGCCCGTCCTTTTGTGGCTTCAGGAAAGGGAACCGGGCAACCCCGT contains the following coding sequences:
- the MTMR11 gene encoding myotubularin-related protein 11 isoform X3, which produces MLSGSKNSFKIQQHQPGPALRGPKSSAMNSRRNRNCQAFPCIPGEHVLEAAAHVRKIVRSRDGEGSVLGTLYCTNLRVAFVPEPAPGDTVGAPRCSTRLHSEHDVALLCIRRLVAVNSFTKAKVLTASSTLKFIPEELVLYCRDFRVLRFRFHDSGLEPRACQVTLAIVQAQESSRASAGTWYDTGAIRNLENAWLSTEESSSSSTLLFERPCDWEKELRRLGAAGWRVSAVNERFDMATSLPKYLWVPSRLLDNELKRAFGHFNARRIPRLCWHHPGGSDLLRAAGFHADSDPEKEDVRSVEALMLAGHAQCVIVETAADLPSPAEIQLSYLKLRALCLPDSSVADEKWLSALEGTRWLEHVRACVRKACEVAVLLAERSRSIMLQESDDRDLNCLLASLIQVLSDPHTRTQFGFQSLLQKEWVVAGHPFLQRLNLLRDNDREESPVFLLFLDCMWQLLQQFPASFEFTETYLLALHDSSYIPFFSTFLFNCQWERDRRNQHRASNQIYAPVNGWREPPPLEILQKGGRLAKERGGPYLPTIWDWALRYTTQQRAQFRNPAYARSSGSTTVPNGKSAPLGGDKLEAALSGNGTMYLFAKGALSPQTHLFPWKNGSLSKKGWWRAQSSESLSEQDRSLRSSPSGCPLQPEGLLLPASVGPLIQLWRRCYLRGSQEVQLQGLELTPSCCTCSQCGLSQP
- the MTMR11 gene encoding myotubularin-related protein 11 isoform X1, with protein sequence MLSGSKNSFKIQQHQPGPALRGPKSSAMNSRRNRNCQAFPCIPGEHVLEAAAHVRKIVRSRDGEGSVLGTLYCTNLRVAFVPEPAPGDTVGAPRCSTRLHSEHDVALLCIRRLVAVNSFTKAKVLTASSTLKFIPEELVLYCRDFRVLRFRFHDSGLEPRACQVTLAIVQAQESSRASAGTWYDTGAIRNLENAWLSTEESSSSSTLLFERPCDWEKELRRLGAAGWRVSAVNERFDMATSLPKYLWVPSRLLDNELKRAFGHFNARRIPRLCWHHPGGSDLLRAAGFHADSDPEKEDVRSVEALMLAGHAQCVIVETAADLPSPAEIQLSYLKLRALCLPDSSVADEKWLSALEGTRWLEHVRACVRKACEVAVLLAERSRSIMLQESDDRDLNCLLASLIQVLSDPHTRTQFGFQSLLQKEWVVAGHPFLQRLNLLRDNDREESPVFLLFLDCMWQLLQQFPASFEFTETYLLALHDSSYIPFFSTFLFNCQWERDRRNQHRASNQIYAPVNGWREPPPLEILQKGGRLAKERGGPYLPTIWDWALRYTTQQRAQFRNPAYARSSGSTTVPNGKSAPLGGDKLEAALSGNGTMYLFAKGALSPQTHLFPWKNGSLSKKGWWRAQSSESLSEQDRSLRSSPSGCPLQPEGLLLPASVGPLIQLWRRCYLRGSQEVQTLCASHCYWVEQHSLADRALAWDTGDLAAFLALPLIL
- the MTMR11 gene encoding myotubularin-related protein 11 isoform X2; its protein translation is MLSGSKNSFKIQQHQPGPALRGPKSSAMNSRRNRNCQAFPCIPGEHVLEAAAHVRKIVRSRDGEGSVLGTLYCTNLRVAFVPEPAPGDTVGAPRCSTRLHSEHDVALLCIRRLVAVNSFTKAKVLTASSTLKFIPEELVLYCRDFRVLRFRFHDSGLEPRACQVTLAIVQAQESSRASAGTWYDTGAIRNLENAWLSTEESSSSSTLLFERPCDWEKELRRLGAAGWRVSAVNERFDMATSLPKYLWVPSRLLDNELKRAFGHFNARRIPRLCWHHPGGSDLLRAAGFHADSDPEKEDVRSVEALMLAGHAQCVIVETAADLPSPAEIQLSYLKLRALCLPDSSVADEKWLSALEGTRWLEHVRACVRKACEVAVLLAERSRSIMLQESDDRDLNCLLASLIQVLSDPHTRTQFGFQSLLQKEWVVAGHPFLQRLNLLRDNDREESPVFLLFLDCMWQLLQQFPASFEFTETYLLALHDSSYIPFFSTFLFNCQWERDRRNQHRASNQIYAPVNGWREPPPLEILQKGGRLAKERGGPYLPTIWDWALRYTTQQRAQFRNPAYARSSGSTTVPNGKSAPLGGDKLEAALSGNGTMYLFAKGALSPQTHLFPWKNGSLSKKGWWRAQSSESLSEQDRSLRSSPSGCPLQPEGLLLPASVGPLIQLWRRCYLRGSQEVQRGLFASTLSELAEELDLLRGRLTGEGTC